The sequence below is a genomic window from Mycobacterium sp. ITM-2016-00316.
CCAGCCACACCACACCACACCGGATGAGCCCCTGCGGGTGCCGGTCTTCGCGCTGACGGTCGTGTTCGCGACCCTCGCCGGATTCGCCGTCACCTCACTGCTCGGCCTGTCACCCGCCTGGGCCGCGCTGGCCGGTGCGCTCGTACTCGGCGTGCGCAGCCTGGCCCAGAAGCGCAGCACAATGTCCGGGATCTTTGCCGCACTGGATCTTCCGTTCCTGGCATTCGTGCTGTGCCTCGGGGTCGTGGTCGCCGCCGTCATGAACAACGGTCTCGAGCCCGCGATGGCCCGCCTCGTCCCCGACGGCCAGGGCCTGCCGGCACTGTTGGGGATCGCCGCGGTGGCGGCACTGCTGTCGAACGTCGTCAACAATCTGCCCGCGGTGCTGGTGATGCTGCCGCTGGTGACGCCGGTGGGACCGGCAGCGGTGCTGGCCGTGCTGATCGGGGTCAATATCGGGCCCAACCTGACCTACCCCGGCTCACTGGCAAACCTGCTGTGGCGCGGGATCGTTCACCGTGACGGGATGCGGGCACGGTTCACCGAGTTCAGCAGGGTCGGGCTGTGCACCACCCCGCTGACGCTGATCGCCGCGGTGGTGTGCCTGTGGGCCGTCACCCGGGCAGGTTAGTTCAGGACTGCAGGCGGGCGCGGACGGTGGCGAGCCGCGCTTCGAGCTCGGACTCGGTGATGACACCCCGCACGAGCAGCGAATGGGCCAAGGCCATCAACTGGTTCTCGGGATAGGGCAGGGCCGCGTACAGGGTCGCCGCGAGCGCGTCCTCCTCATCGCGGCGTTCCTTGAAGCTCGGCACATCGGCGCTGCACGAAGCCGCGTCGAGGGCATCACACAGGCCGTCGAGGCTGGTCTTCCAGGGCGGGACAGGATTGTCGACGCCGTACTTGGCGGCCATCCGCGGCCACACCTGATCGCGTTCGACGATCTGCTGCAGCGGCGCGATCGGGGTGTTCACGGCCGCTCCGGGATCGGGTGCACGGCGGCACGGGTGTCGGTGATGACGTTGGTGGTGACGCCCGGCTTCGGTAGCGCCACCCCGATCAGGGAATCACGGGTCACGATCTCGGCCAGTTGGTCCTCGGTCCAGTCCTCGGTGCCCTCCGGACGCATCGGCATGACCATGAAGCGGTGCTTCTGGTTCGAGTCCTGCACCCGCACCTCGATGTCGTCGGACAGGTACAGCCCGAACTCGGCAAGCACCTGCCTGGGCCAACGAACCAGTCGCCGACGGTAATTCGGCGTGCGATACCACTCCGGCGAGTTGCCGAGGATGGGTCTCGGATAGCACGAGCACAGCGCGCAGACGATGACGTTGTGCAGGTTCGGGGTGTCCTCCAGGATCTGGAAGGCGGTGAAGTCGCTGGGTGTGCCGAAGCCGGTGGGTTCCATCCAATCGACACCGACCTCTTTACTGGCCGACATCGGCTCGGCCAGTGCGAGTGCCTTGAACTCGGGATCCAGCCAGGCACGCGCTACGAGATGCGCGGCCGGTGCCGGCCCGATCTGCTCGGCGAACTCGGTGAAATGGCGGTGTTCGGCCGCGGTGAAGATGCCCTTCTCGATGCACAGCTCGCGCAGTGCGACTTCCAGCACTTCGAAATCGGTGATCTCGTCGACCATCGGCGCCACCGTGCGCTCATGGTCGTGGTCATGGTCGTGATGTGCACCGTGCTCGGTCATGCAAAAACCCTTCTGCCAGAAATCAACTGGCGGGCCTGAGCCAATGTTCGGGGATCTCGGTCTGGAGCGTGTCGGTGGCGGTACCGGTATAGCCGTGCCACAGCTGGGACATGTTGAAACGCACCACATAGAACCATTCCGGCGGTGCGTCTGGGCGATCCCAGGTCTCGTCCTCGGCGGCCGGGCTCTCATAGGCCACCGCCGCGATCTCGCCGGAGGCGCCGCGGACGTATTCCGGTGTGCGGGTGTAGAACAGCACCGGTAGCTCGTCGCGGACCACCACCCGGTCACCGACTCCGAACGCGGGGGTCCCGGCCAGTCCGGCGTAGACCTGCGGGTCACCCTTACCGACCGCGTGCAGGTGGTGGCTGTTGCGCTTGACCACGGACCCGTCACCTTCGAACCTCGGCTGAGCCTCGACGGCGCGGCCGTTGAGACCACCTGCGTAGCGGGCCTTGACCTCGGCCATCCGCTCGGTGAGTTCGGTGAGGCCGATGTGGTGCTTCTCCACCAGGATCCGCGCCACCGACAACAGCCAGCGCCCGTAGTACGGAAGTCCCAGATATTCGGCGCGCCCGACGTCGACATTGCCGATCCGGCGCCGCTCCTCGGACAGCCAGATACCGCGCCAGGCCAGCACCTCGCAGATCACGTAGGTGAGTTCCTCCCACGCCTCGTACTGCTTGTTCTCGTACTTCATCGGGGCGTCCGGTTCACCACCCACATCGTGGACCGGCTTGAGATAGGCGGCGATGTGCTCGTGGTCGAGCAGATCAGGTGTGGGAGCGTCCGGCAGTTCGGGATAGGACGACCTGAGCCGGGCGACGAGTTCCAGCTGGGTGGCGCGCTGCGCGGGAGTACTCATGGGACGTCCTCGGGCTCCACTGGGATGGGCCCATCGACCATAACCCGCACGTGGAGGCGGCGCCCCCAAAACCGGCGAAGGAGTTTGCTAGCCGCGGCGGCGCTGGCGGGCGATCTCGGCGAGCACCACACCGGCGGCCACCGAGGCGTTCAGTGATTCGGTGGGCCCGGCCATCGGGATCGAGACGATCGCGTCGCAGTTCTCCCGTACCAGCCGGGACAGCCCCTTGCCCTCGGAGCCCACCACGACCACCATCGGCCCGGAGGCATCCAGCTGGTCCAGTTCGGTGTCACCCTTGGCGTCCAGACCGACGACCTGCAGGCCGGCGTCCGACCAGCTGTTCAGGGTCCGGTTCAAGTTCGTCGCCCGTGAGACCGGAAGGCGTGCCGCCGCACCGGCACTCGTCCGCCAGGCCACCGCGGTGACCGATGCCGAGCGACGCTGCGGGATGACCACACCGTGCCCACCGAACGCCGCGACCGAGCGCACGATGGCACCGAGATTGCGGGGGTCGGAGATGTTGTCCAACGCCACCAGCAGGGCCGGGATGCTGTCGCGTTGGGCGGCCTTGAGCAGATCATCGGGGTGGGTGTACGAGTAGGGCGGCACCTGAAGCGCGAGGCCCTGGTGCAGCCCGTTGCTGGCGATCCGGTCCAGGTCGTGCTTCTGCACCTCCAGGATCGAGATGCCGGAATCGGCGGCGCGCTGCACGGATTCGGTGATCCGCTCATCGGCGTCCACTCCGAGCATCACCCACAGAGCGGTG
It includes:
- a CDS encoding SLC13 family permease; its protein translation is MAADRSVALIVSVAALAAVLGVALLRPRFQAVVAVAAAATVIATGAVPWDAAVAEVSELAPVVGFLAAILVLARLCDDLGLFHAAGVLMARVTSSGQNRLLVSVFAISAAVTAVLSLDATVVLLTPVVLATARALSVPARPHAYATAHLSNTASLLLPVSNLTNLLAFSAAGLTFLHFAATMALPWLAAILVEFVLLRWIFAKDLSVQPHHTTPDEPLRVPVFALTVVFATLAGFAVTSLLGLSPAWAALAGALVLGVRSLAQKRSTMSGIFAALDLPFLAFVLCLGVVVAAVMNNGLEPAMARLVPDGQGLPALLGIAAVAALLSNVVNNLPAVLVMLPLVTPVGPAAVLAVLIGVNIGPNLTYPGSLANLLWRGIVHRDGMRARFTEFSRVGLCTTPLTLIAAVVCLWAVTRAG
- a CDS encoding thiocyanate hydrolase, translating into MAAKYGVDNPVPPWKTSLDGLCDALDAASCSADVPSFKERRDEEDALAATLYAALPYPENQLMALAHSLLVRGVITESELEARLATVRARLQS
- the scnC gene encoding thiocyanate hydrolase subunit gamma — its product is MTEHGAHHDHDHDHERTVAPMVDEITDFEVLEVALRELCIEKGIFTAAEHRHFTEFAEQIGPAPAAHLVARAWLDPEFKALALAEPMSASKEVGVDWMEPTGFGTPSDFTAFQILEDTPNLHNVIVCALCSCYPRPILGNSPEWYRTPNYRRRLVRWPRQVLAEFGLYLSDDIEVRVQDSNQKHRFMVMPMRPEGTEDWTEDQLAEIVTRDSLIGVALPKPGVTTNVITDTRAAVHPIPERP
- a CDS encoding SH3-like domain-containing protein — encoded protein: MSTPAQRATQLELVARLRSSYPELPDAPTPDLLDHEHIAAYLKPVHDVGGEPDAPMKYENKQYEAWEELTYVICEVLAWRGIWLSEERRRIGNVDVGRAEYLGLPYYGRWLLSVARILVEKHHIGLTELTERMAEVKARYAGGLNGRAVEAQPRFEGDGSVVKRNSHHLHAVGKGDPQVYAGLAGTPAFGVGDRVVVRDELPVLFYTRTPEYVRGASGEIAAVAYESPAAEDETWDRPDAPPEWFYVVRFNMSQLWHGYTGTATDTLQTEIPEHWLRPAS
- the rlmB gene encoding 23S rRNA (guanosine(2251)-2'-O)-methyltransferase RlmB, yielding MAGNSQRRGAIRKEGTKKGPVVGSGGVRRRGLEGKKATPAAKDRPHHPAAKKAAKAARAAQGRHRKTDETEVVLGRNPVVECLRAGVPATALWVMLGVDADERITESVQRAADSGISILEVQKHDLDRIASNGLHQGLALQVPPYSYTHPDDLLKAAQRDSIPALLVALDNISDPRNLGAIVRSVAAFGGHGVVIPQRRSASVTAVAWRTSAGAAARLPVSRATNLNRTLNSWSDAGLQVVGLDAKGDTELDQLDASGPMVVVVGSEGKGLSRLVRENCDAIVSIPMAGPTESLNASVAAGVVLAEIARQRRRG